One Intestinimonas butyriciproducens genomic window, GTCGGAAAAGTGGGTGGAGAGCGTGTCATAGGCGGCCGGGGCCATGGCGGCCCCCATGTTATTGGCGTCCTTGATCCCCTTGTCGACGATTTTTCCCACAGTTGCATGGGTAATATAAGGGCCATCGCCTTCGCGCGCCAGGACGACCGCGCCGGCACCCGTGACCGTCCATTGGGCGGTGGGGGTGCGCTGTCCTCCATATTCCAGCGGGGTCCGGTACTGCCGTTCGGCGGAGCAGAAATGGGACGAGGCCATGGCGGCGGCCCACTCGCCGAACCCGCCGTCCAGCATCATCGAGGCCAGAGTCAGGCTCTCCGCCATGGTGGAACAGGCCCCGTACAGACCGAAAAACGGCACGCCTTGTCCGCGAATGGCGAAGGAAGAGGCGATACATTGATTGAGAAGGTCCCCGGCAAAAATAAAGTCCAGAGTGGAGGCCGCCTGCTTGGCCTTATCCAAAGCGTTCTGGAGCGCCAGCTTCTGCATGGCGCTCTCCGCCTTCTCCCAACTGGACTCGCCGAAGGTATCGTCCTGGTTGATCAGATCAAAGGAGGCGCGCAGAGGTCCCTCACCCTCTTTTTTGCCCACCACGTTGGCGTGGCCGGCGATGGAGGGTGGGGAGGCAAAGGCAACCGTCTGCTTTCCCAGCTTTTTTGTCGTCATGTTCTTCAGCACTCATTTCTGTATCAAGCTGGCCATAGTTTGAACAGTTTTCCGCAAAATATGAAAGTGGATTTTGGCAGGGGATGTGCTGGTCAAAAACGGTAAAATGAGCTATAATAAGAACTGAATAAGTCCTGAGCCCGACTGCAATGCAATGGATTGCGTCGTACCCCGGTGGGCTACCGGAGAAAAGGCTCAGTTGGGAGGAAGCACAATATGGTGGAAGAGCCCAAGCGTACGATCGCCTATCTCTGTCCGTCCTGCCGCCAGAGCGTGGTGGTGGAAAAGACGGTTTTTTCTCTGGCTGCGGCGCCCAGCGCTATCCCTTGCCCCTGTGGGAAGGCGGCGCTGAAAACGGAGATCATAGGGGACCGCGTGAAGCTGACGGTCCCTTGTCTGTTCTGTGAGAAGGAGCACACCGTTTCCTGTTCCACGCACGCTTTTCTCCATGAGAAAACATTGGCTTTCTCCTGCGCAGCCTCGGGACTGGACTGCTGCTACGTGGGAGAAGAGGGGCCGGTTTTTGCGGCGATGAAGCGGCTGGAGGAGGCCGTGGATAAGCTGGAGGCCGCCGCCGGCGCAGAGGGGACGTTTATTGACGACGTGATTATGCATGAAGTCCTGTCGGAGATCCGCGATATTGCGCAGCGGGGCGGGATCTCCTGTGCCTGTGGCTCTAAGGAGTGGAAGCTCCAGGTAAATTTCAGTTCGGTGGATCTGTTCTGTGCCCGCTGCGGCGCTGCGCTGCGGATTCCCGCCGCCACGGCGGACGACCTGGAGGATATCTGCTGCAAACCTTCGCTGCTCATCCACGGCAAGGAGGTGTGAGGATGTACTACGAGAACACCTATCGGGTCGGCGCGCGGGACGTGGACCCGTTTAACCAGTGCCGCCCCTCCTCCATGATGGACTTCCTTCAGGAGGCGGCCACGGAGGCCGCGGTGGAGCTCCATGTCTCCCGGGAGGAAATGGTGGCGCGCTATCATGTGTTCTGGATGTTGGCGCGGATCTGGTATCGCCTGGACCGACCGGTCTGCTGGGATGAGAGGGTCACAATCAGAACCTGGCACCGGGGGAGCAGGGGGGCGTCTATGTATCGGGATTTCGACCTTCTGATGGACGGTA contains:
- the spoVAD gene encoding stage V sporulation protein AD; translated protein: MTTKKLGKQTVAFASPPSIAGHANVVGKKEGEGPLRASFDLINQDDTFGESSWEKAESAMQKLALQNALDKAKQAASTLDFIFAGDLLNQCIASSFAIRGQGVPFFGLYGACSTMAESLTLASMMLDGGFGEWAAAMASSHFCSAERQYRTPLEYGGQRTPTAQWTVTGAGAVVLAREGDGPYITHATVGKIVDKGIKDANNMGAAMAPAAYDTLSTHFSDTGRKPSYYDLIVTGDLGTLGKGIVLDFFHKDGVDLQNLDDCGVLIYDAQGQDVHCGGSGCGCSAAVLTGFLLNGMREGRWKKILFCGTGALLSPTSTMQGESIPGICHAVAISTQKGG